The following proteins are co-located in the Betta splendens chromosome 9, fBetSpl5.4, whole genome shotgun sequence genome:
- the fbrsl1 gene encoding autism susceptibility gene 2 protein isoform X13: MKGCGPRYLHYSHHLFVIYKCDSESDIDDKVSDVGSEKLFSPTTPKGVPTNESPESKTCSSAKVSGLQRSQEQSNREVPFAPPVPSPTPASAPTGSPAPAAAAAPPEPLRLRVPSPPPPSVKKEKQAPPPVPTPPLLRAPPHPQSHPPHPHLHQEPRVHLPSQHHARPLINHQVHHPLQCSSLHDISHSSSPVGLPKQHLPPSPHHHLSGLPSSAPALPLSIANLSTSHYSSLRSPAHRHPAMFAAPATLPPPPTLPTNSLVVPGHPAGTPYPEHDLLRQELNNRFLVQSSERGRGPSASPLAPVSLLRAEFHQHQHMHQHQHTHQHTFTPFPASLPPAAILTPPTAPPMVRTQARNFDKYTPKLDNPFIRHSNFFPSYPPTMPGMPPLLPHSGPFSSLQGAFQPKASNPIDVAARPGAVPHTLLQKDPRITDPFRTSVRKPGKWCAVHVQIAWQIYHHQQKMKQMQLDPHKLDMNGKLDLFSRPPAPGVFPGFPYPHDLARPLFSSTGSGHPAPSPYGPAPHPSGFLPPSHLAGKYPFSRSSSFGGLGNLSSSAFGGLGNPSLGSNSVFGTKEGPGGLPTFGSPHHDTWNRLRRTPPSFPTPPQWPKTIDTERSSSANSHERERERERERERERDREREKRDSSIGKEEKDKDRDSVDRNRHSNRSSPASAPVSHQISSLIRSNSQNSSDSGRHHSGSVDRVRESEKELLDRHRESSALADVKVKESRSPGKEMLERRPSEDIKLAQRSPSPYSKVVLTEQSMKMGGGPPPTLKDNDRKEPPPIELLHKVKNDMKIKEERKEEQEVMVVSSEPAPQPPSQALPVSMSQPGNPHHHHPPLSQQHPLQSPRGSDIPAPGLHGVPMAHTLPLSMSAMPQMGSLNVLDRARMAPFMGVSPLAGRERLPHPAFPWDPLREAYRSLDLQRRMDFQLRAEQGHRFPSVYEHERAYREREAHDYSHHEHLLEVRREHERMRQQAEERERLHLREELDRARLHQLHQSPMEGHLPHMPPFMPHLGGMPYPRLSPSTGHNGPLNRTPPTAALSAPPPLVPAGSARSASPRRTTPLTTTQDPRDYSPSRNPKEVEAR; this comes from the exons GTGTCTGATGTAGGATCGGAGAAGCTCTTTTCCCCTACTACACCTAAAG GTGTGCCAACGAATGAGAGTCCAGAGTCCAAGACTTGTAGCTCAGCCAAAGTCTCCGGGCTCCAGCGCAGCCAGGAACAAAGCAACCGCGAGGTGCCCTTCGCGCCTCCCGTGCCCAGCCCCACCCCGGCGTCGGCGCCCACGGGCTCCCCTGCCCCCGCTGCAGCCGCAGCCCCCCCGGAGCCCCTTAGGCTGCGAGTGCCAAGCCCACCGCCGCCCAGTGTCAAGAAGGAGAAGCAAGCTCCGCCCCCTGTCCCCACCCCGCCCCTGTTGAGGGCACCGCCCCACCCCCAGTCCCACCCTCCTCACCCACACCTGCACCAGGAGCCCCGTGTGCACCTCCCGTCGCAGCACCACGCGCGGCCCCTAATCAACCACCAGGTGCACCACCCTCTGCAGTGCAGCAGCCTCCACGACATCAG CCACAGCAGCAGTCCAGTGGGTCTTCCCAAACAACACTTGCCCCCGTCCCCTCACCACCACCTCAGCGGGCTCCCATCCTCAGCCCCCGCCTTGCCTTTGTCCATAGCCAACCTCTCTACCTCGCACTATTCCTCCCTACGGAGCCCAGCTCATCGCCATCCGGCCATGTTTGCAGCCCCAGCCACACTGCCTCCACCACCGACCTTACCGACCAACAGTTTAGTGGTGCCTGGACACCCAGCCGGCACCCCCTATCCAG AGCATGACCTCCTGAGGCAGGAGCTGAACAACCGCTTCCTGGTTCAGAGTTCAGAGCGGGGCAGGGGGCCGTCCGCCTCGCCGCTGGCCCCCGTGTCACTCCTGAGGGCCGAGTTTCACCAACACCAGCACatgcaccagcaccaacacaccCACCAGCACACCTTCACGCCCTTCCCTGCCAGTCTGCCCCCGGCCGCCATCCTCACCCCGCCCACCGCACCCCCCATGGTGCGTACCCAAGCCAGAAAT TTCGACAAATACACCCCCAAACTGGACAATCCATTCATCAGACATTCAAAC TTCTTCCCCTCCTATCCCCCAACCATGCCAGGCATGCCCCCGCTGCTTCCACACTCAGGACCCTTCAGCTCACTGCAAGGAGCCTTCCAGCCCAAG GCATCTAATCCCATCGACGTGGCCGCACGTCCTGGAGCAGTACCTCACACGCTCCTGCAGAAGGATCCGCGG ATAACAGACCCATTCAGGACGTCTGTCAGG AAACCTGGCAAGTGGTGCGCAGTGCATGTCCAGATCGCATGGCAGATCTACCACCACCAGCAGAAAATGAAG CAAATGCAGCTGGACCCTCACAAGCTAGACATGAACGGGAAGCTGGACTTGTTCAGTCGACCCCCGGCTCCAGGAGTTTTCCCAGGATTCCCCTACCCCCACGACCTGGCACGACCCCTGTTCTCATCCACAG GCTCTGGACACCCGGCGCCCTCCCCCTACGGCCCTGCCCCGCACCCCAGCGGCTTCCTGCCTCCAAGCCACTTGGCAGGTAAGT ATCCTTTCAGTCGCTCCAGTTCCTTTGGCGGCCTCGGCAACCTTTCAAGCAGTGCCTTTGGAGGATTAGGCAACCCCTCGCTTG GGTCCAACAGCGTGTTCGGCACCAAGGAGGGACCAGGGGGACTGCCCACATTCGGGAGCCCCCACCACGACACCTGGAACAGGCTTCGGCGGACCCCGCCGTCTTTCCCCACGCCGCCGCAGTGGCCCAAAACCATAGACACCGAGAGAAGCAGCTCGGCCAACAGCcacgagagagagcgagagagggaacgggagagagagagagagcgggaccGGGAACGAGAGAAAAGAGACTCGTCCATtgggaaagaggagaaggataAAGACAG GGATTCCGTGGATCGCAACCGCCACTCCAACCGCTCATCACCGGCCTCCGCGCCAGTCAGCCACCAGATCAGCAGCCTGATTCGCTCAAACAGCCAGAACTCCAGCGATTCGGGTCGGCACCACAGCGGCAGCGTGGACCGGGTTCGCGAGTCGGAGAAGGAGCTTTTGGACCGCCACAGAGAGTCCTCTGCTCTGGCTGACGTGAAGGTGAAGGAGAGCCGCTCGCCCGGCAAGGAGATGCTTGAGAGGAGACCCTCGGAGGACATCAAACTCGCTCAGCGCTCCCCCTCTCCGTACTCCAAGGTAGTGCTCACCGAGCAGAGCATGAAGATGGGAGGTGGGCCCCCGCCTACGCTCAAGGACAACGACAGGAAAGAGCCCCCACCGATAGAGCTCCTTCACAAGGTGAAAAACGACATGAagataaaggaggagaggaaggaggagcaggaggtgatggtggtgagTTCCGAGCCAGCTCCCCAACCTCCGTCTCAAGCCCTTCCCGTTTCTATGAGCCAACCTGGTAatccacaccaccaccacccgccACTGTCTCAGCAGCATCCTCTTCAGTCGCCGCGTGGCAGCGACATCCCGGCGCCCGGCCTGCACGGCGTCCCCATGGCGCACACCCTGCCTCTTTCCATGAGTGCCATGCCCCAGATGGGCAGCCTCAACGTGCTAGACCGGGCTCGCATGGCTCCATTCATGGGGGTGAGCCCCCTGGCCGGGAGGGAGCGGCTGCCCCACCCGGCCTTCCCTTGGGACCCTCTGAGAGAGGCCTACCGCAGCCTGGACCTGCAGCGCCGCATGGATTTCCAGCTCAGGGCCGAGCAGGGACATCGCTTCCCCAGTGTGTACGAGCACGAGCGCGCCTACCGCGAGAGGGAGGCTCACGACTACTCTCACCACGAGCACCtgctggaggtgcgcagggagcATGAGAGGATGAGGCAACAGGCGGAGGAGCGGGAGCGCCTCCAcctgagggaggagctggaTAGAGCTCGCCTCCATCAGCTGCACCAGTCGCCCATGGAAGGCCATCTACCCCACATGCCCCCTTTTATGCCCCACCTAGGTGGCATGCCCTACCCCAGACTCAGCCCCTCCACCGGACACAATGGCCCTCTAAACAGAACGCCCCCTACCGCTGCACTAAGTGCGCCCCCGCCCCTGGTGCCGGCTGGCAGTGCTAGGTCAGCCTCACCTCGGAGGACTACACCTCTCACTACCACACAGGACCCAAGGGACTACTCCCCCTCTCGCAACCCCAAAGAGGTAGAGGCTCGGTAG